ATTCGTATAGCAAATGTAGCCACACCACCACCAATGTCAAGCCCAATTCGGATTGTTCCAGGCTTCTTTGTTGCAAGAACTTCATCAATTGTGAAGTCAAGTGATCCTTCAATGACTTCTCTTGAAGCCCAACGATTCTTTTCTCTACCTTGTAAATCAAAGCAATCCTTACAATCATCGAAACCCTTTTGAGTTTTCATTCTGTTGATGAGACATGTGTAGTCCTTGCAGGTGTAAGCTGTCCAAACGACCGAAGAATTGGGTGGTGTAGTCCAAAGACTAGTAGGAAGAGGGTAGGGGTCAACATAGTCAGGCTGTGTCGCGGGGCGGCAACGGCGGCGAGGGAGAGGCTCACAGCCTTTGAGGAGGAGTTTCTGTGCGAGCAGTTCATCGTCAGGACAGGATCCATTAACTTTGTAGGACATAAAACGACTAAGTTCATCAGGAAACCTAGTGCAGGCTTGGCCTACAGGAGGATAAAAGGTGTCAGAATCAAAATTTGTGTTGAAACCATATGGGAGTGCTTGGCCTGAAGTGAAGGCAAGAAATTCTGATGGAAGGTCTAATTGCGTGTCAGGATTTTCTGTGGCATCTGAGTCAGCAACACTGCTACTACTAATTTGAGTTAATGTGGAGATGGAGGAGATGGGGTGAAGATAACAAAAGGAGGAAGAGTAGAAGGTGGAAGATAGGAATAAAGTGAGGAGATTTGTGGACAAGAGTAGGACGAGGAAGAAGAGATTAGTGGAGAGAGGTTTGGGTTTACGAGGGGAATCCATTTTGGTTTGCTTCTGCTGAAGATCACTTTGTCTTGAAGCTAATAGAATAGCGGCTTGATGAGGTTTAGAGTAGGGAGTGGGCATGGTGTTTCTATCTATCTATATGTGCctacatcatgaaaaaaaatttgactagACCTCCCTAACTAGTACACAAGTACCTgaacaaataatcaaataacatGGATCTAGGGTAAGCTCATTCATGTAACCCATCTGAATGTTTCCCTGAAGTAACAAGTTAAcaacacataataataataaactagtGGAGCAGGTGCTGGACAGCATGCGATGCTGTATGAAgtcaaatatcataaaatagttTGTTATCTAGTTCTTGGAAAACTAAGATATGTGGAGTCCTAATGAAGTCATTCTACTTGTGAGTCCCAAGAAATAGCACCATTAATGAGTTCTGTCCTCTTTCTTAGATGGAAATCTGGTGTTCTAATTATGTTTTGCATCTTACTTTTGTTGTTATAAGTTTAACATGTGTGAATCTCACATGATTGATTCTAAGTGAAATTCCTCATGTAAAATAATtgtgaatcttttttttttttacaaaatattacaCTCTTCACATTCAACTTTACCGCATCTATTTCAGAGTTAAAATTTAGAATACTTCTTCGAATGGGACTAATCGGACATGTATATGTAAAATATAAGCAGGCAAATTTGAGACCAGGGCatgggaaataaaaaaaaaaacaaaaaaaaaactagaaaggtGCCACTGAATTCAACAATCAGCGCTAGCTAGCCTAATATTGAAATCCTTTTACTCGGAATCAGCTGATTTCTTAGAGGGAATGCACAAACACATCGGCAACATTCACATGCATACCCGGAACTTGTGCATCTGACCTAGAAAGCCATAGATCTTTCAAGTTTCTTTGCTTAATATTCATTCATTTACTGTAATCAATGCCCGTGTTTCCGGAGCGCACACCAAATATTTTAGCACGAGTTGCAACGTTGACGGCATCATGGATTAGCAACTtgacaacatattttttaccaCTTGGTCTTTCAACTCTTTCATGAATTTAATGTTTAGATGAAGACGTTTGAATAACCCAAGATTTCCACAAACACATTATtgtcttcttaaaaaaaatattatttaaccaggatgatattttaaaatctaatatgttaggaataaaatttttcaagtgtttgaatagtgaatgattaattaaatattcacatcaatattttttttctagagttCACGAAATGGATAGTTGGTAATAGAAAACTAAACATATGCAAAACAATTCTCTTTTGTGAGATTTAGGGATCCTTTGAtaataaagttaataaattttattaaaaaatcacaataaattctaagaacaagagtgtttgttattatttatgtatgataaatgctttaagaataaaaatatgaatacttagagaatagaaaaatatgaacatTTTACATTGATGGTTCAGGGGGTATATATAACCCTTGAACCTTGTCATGTCGCTTGAATGGAGGGGTTGAAGTGTCATTTTCTCCTGATAGCATTAATAAGAGATACATATCTCTTATACAACATTAATGAGGGATAGATACTTCTTACACAATATTTAAGTTGATGGAAATATAGTAGGCTCATAGGAGACTTTTATACATCTAGGGGtgtaaaaagataattattattgacttttaacattttattgtttaagagtcataagaataaacaaacaaaatctcaAAACCCAATATGAGGCTTATTATGATTGTCAGTTCCATAAGCATTTGAACTTAGAATGACCCCATCCCCAAAGGTGATAGATTTAACAACTTGTCATATCCATATATACTTAGGCTCAGCATACAAATGAACCCAAGATTATTGGGTCTGACATCTCGCCACACCCACATGTATTAGGGCTCAGCACACAACTAAAACCAAGAATGTTTGGTTTGGCAGCTCACCAGACCCATATGTACTTGAGTTCAGCGTGCAACTAAACCCAAGGATGTTGGGTTTGGCATCTCACCAAACTCTCATGTACTTGGGCTCAGCAAGTAGATAAACTTAAGGATGTTGAGTCTAGCAACTCATCAGACCCACGTGTATTTGAGCTTAACGCGTAGGTGAATTCAAGGATGTTTGGCCTAGAAGTAAGCCAAACTCATGTCATTTGGGCCTGACAACCTAAGTATGTTGGATTATTAACATGCTTTTGGGCTTTTTAAATGCGGGCTAaagcaaaaataacatatataaaatatattaatctacCATAACCCCTTAAGTCTTTGTGTATTAAATATGCAAAGATTTAAAAGGTTATCAAATTTaatgaaagattttttatcttctttgtgAGATTTGATTGTCCTAAGTAGAACTATTGAGATTCTTGTGGCTAGATGGCTCGTCTTTATTAAAAGAGATGGTCAGATAGCTTATCTTCGTTAAAAATGGAGTTGAAGTGGATTTTCGATATAAAATGTTATTAATGATGTAATACCTCATTACTCACCTAGTCAAATGGATGACTTCATTTCTATTGAGGGTAATTTCTTTATAAACAGGTAATGCATGATTAAAGTTCTTCAATTTTCCTTATTGTTTATGTGATCAACCACAAGCTTTTCGTCACCcgtattttgtttttccaaactTCAACCCAGACATCCACATAAAGATCTACATGATTGGAGCTTGCTAACTTAGATAGGAGATTCATCAAAGTTTATAAGGTTAGTTTATAATACTAATAGActacatataatattttattgttgaatttcaACTATCATGACTCTCAAATTTTAATgtggataatttattttttattccattagAATAATGgatttagttttaatatatagaaattaatgtGAGGATACTTTtgataataaaacataaaaaaaaaatggttataaaACTCGGCCCTAACCCGGCAGGTAGACCCTGGACTCGGCTACCGGTTCgagcagattttttttaagaaattcaacATGGTCGATctgttcaaaatcaaatttgactttaaaaaaatttaaaacaatatcaatttattttcttaaaaaaaataatcaacttgGTTTACCTGTTTAACCCataacattattattttctaatcaatAACGGTACTAATTACTCATTAATCACTTCCTGGACACTattattttctagtaaaaaactTTCTGTGGCTTTGCTATTCTTTGGCTATTGATCAACCTTTTTCACCACTGATGACTCATGTAACTCTTATTGTGTTCTGTTATTCTTTTAGGATACTTTTGCATTTATTTAGACATCTTTAGGATCTCAAAAgtctttttgttaaaatattttatgctttggtgcattttgataaaaaaaaattaaaaaaaaattgaaggcattgaatgcatCGTCATCGTATACATCTTGCTTGGAATTACAAGAGCagatattttctatatatagcTTTGCACTCATGTACATCCTGCTGGTCATCTCACGCGTTAAGATAATCATAGTCTTACTGATTGAGAATTGTTCATTGTGATGTCCaacttttatgaaaaataaacatcCCAAGTAGGTTTTAAATTTGCAGTATTCTCCCACCAATAGGCTAAAAATACTCGGTATTCTGTATTATTTTGACATTTTCTATTGTATTTTTCTGATATTAATTACTTTTGAAATAAGATTTCATCATGTTTGAATGTGTGCGCTTTAATTTAGTATTTCCAGGCATATGCTTGTGCTGTGCACCAAGACACTTGTTGCATTCAGTGATCTGAACAGCAGTGTATTATTACCAGTGGctcatacatatatatatataggaacaACAAACAATAGATTGATGTTAATAAAGTGGAAAGTTTATAAGATTTCCAAGGAGATGGAGACATCCCACTTATTTTGCTGAGCCTTGCTTCATCTATGTCTATGGTTTTGTGCGTGCATCCTTTGCCATTTGTGGTTTCTGCAATTTTGGTTCCGACAAAAGGACTTAtccttaaaaaaagagaatattttcatttaaatattttctcttcttttttgtaaataaaccaagaaaataactATTAGGATATTAGTAGTTATGAATTAAGTAAAGGAGAGGGAAACCCATCTCTTTCTTAATTTCTCTTATAATATTTGAGTTTATTGTTTCGAAAATgctttttttctaatcaaaacTTCGCATTTCAtctatttcttcctttttctatttttcaactaataaaatgaattgaaatagAACATAGAActcacgaaaaaaaaaaaatcagttacaaatggattttaaaaaatacaaggatgcaatataaagtttttgaaactaagactaattaattagattattaaACTACAGGGACTAAGTTACAATTCACTCTATAACTATGCCATCGCCTTTGTCAGCACTActgtaagtaaaaaaaaaacccttagcaATGGCCACCGGCCTACCTGCTATTCGACAAGGGCATTTACATATTACAACAACGATCTCTACTCCACAAAAAATACAACGAGGAATAAGATTGGTACCTCAAGCCCTAACCTACTCCAGCCAGCCTGCCAAATATGACCAACATGCTAGACAGCTAGAGATCTTAATCTAAGTTCAGAGGAAAATATTAGTTTGACTAATATATAAACTACTACACATATTTCGTCATGATttagattaaagaaagaaagaaagaaagaaaatacctACTAGGGTTTGATTTTCATAAATCTGAGGTTTgcttatttgaatattttgattatCCTATGATAGATAATagcagaattatttttttatgattttatttggtAATGCTTGGTTTTTATGtcgaaataaaagaaaaggaactcttttgaaataacaaaaattcatttgcctttaatttataatttatgtatatatcttcatttctttattttttatttagatgttctgtaatatataataatagccTAAAATACGATTGAGAAATGTGTCTTCGATACGTTGTTAAGATTGGAAGATGGAGAAAATTAGCATGACTCCTGGACATGAGAAGTTTACGTTCATACGGTAAGAACGTACAAATTAACACAAGAATAGAGCATATATAGCATAAGTTGTATCAATAAATCTCAATGttataattattgaattgagTATGTTCAATTGAATTTGTTGGTAATCTTCTATGAATCTGTTTAAAGTTCTTTCCTAAACTAATTGAGAAACACTGAATCAGTATGACCTTTTGACATACTTGAAATCTGCTGAagaatcaaaacaatctaactTAACTCTACAAAGATTCAACAATTTTAGCAACTCTTTAAGCTTCTTCTTTGTGCTATAACCACAGCCCACTTGCAATAAGACCAACAACTTCTGGAAAGCACCCACTTGAAGTGCTTCAACTACAACACCTCCTTCTGCATCATCATCGCCATCCTCTGATCTCTCTCCGTAATTCTTGAAAAGCTTCCAGAGAATGGAAACTGACAATTCTGATGCCAAATCTGATACATTCAAGATTTTCTTGATCAAAACAGCTACAATGAGAGCATTCTCATAGGCCTTTTCTCTCCCTTCTTTGCAATCACAAATATGGTCCAAAACACCTAGTGCCTTCTCGCATATGCTTTTATCTCCATCAACTAGAATCTCTATGATCAATGAAACCAAACCCATTTCCACAAATGTTGGTATCATCTTCTCATTGAGACTTGATGGTGAAGTCATGTAGAAAATTGCCATCAATGAAGCTTTGGTGGCTGTTGGGCAAATAGGCTCCTTGATTAACTTAACCAAAGCTTCAACCACTCCTTCAATCTTCACCAGGGCATTTACATGCCTTTGATCTAGAGCAAGAAGATTTTTAAGCACCAAAGCTGCATTTTGCCTGGCTGAAAGATCTCCCCTCTTCAAGAACCATACCAAACAATTCAAAGACACGATGGATCCAAGCCTACTTTGGCCGCCTTCACCAAGTGGAAACATCCATACCAAAGCTGATAAAATCTCTCCCAACAAATCCTCATCTTTCTCCATTGCAACACTTGCAAAGGACTCGAAGCAAGCCGATAAAACACAACCAGCCCCATTCTCCACAACGCATCTCTTGTTGCGCTCACTCTCTTTACCCCAATTCTTGATCTTCCTAACCAGCTCTTGACACTTCTTTTGCTCGCCTCGTTGAGTTGCAAAATTAACCCTCCTACAAATCTCCGAAACCTCGTACGATGTCACAGGGACACGAGGCGTAGGAATCCTTTCAAACCCATAAGAACGATTCTCAACACCCCAATCTTGAATCATCTTGCGCAGGGAATGATTCGGAATCTGATCAAAGCTGGCTAACACCTGGTTTGTAACCGGACATGTTAGGTTGCCATCTTCGATCCATTTTTCGATACTTTCTCTATCGTATGTGATTCCTGTCGATAATGTGACCGGATCTTTCATCAAGTCAAGAGAAATCGGGCAACAGAAGTGTCTAGGAATCATGATTTCCATGTCCGAATTGATTTCTTGGCTtggattcttgtttttcttggacTTTCTCCTTAATCTCCAAGAAACAATCATTGTCTATTCTCTCTTATGATGTGCTGCCAAGTACGATGGTGCTGAGTGTAGGTTATGTATGTTTTGAACTTAGGTTCTTGGGCTAGATAATATATGAAACTCTTAGTGATGGGGTGATGTATTTATATGTTGGTATGGCTTTCCGGTGGTCAAAGTCAAGCCAAGGAAGAGATGGACAGGGAAGAAGACTGACTTCAAAAAGCAATCACGAAAGTGTGGAAGGTTTGGTTTGAtgaattggaacttggaatgttGACTGTTGAACAATTGAAAACAGTGTGTAAAAGCGTTAAAATTGTTGTTCGGAGCAAGGTTAGACGGCCAACCAAGGGTCGATTGCTGGCATTGGCTGACTGGGTCCGAGTCAAAGTAGTAGTAGCAGGTGGAccgacttggtttttttctttttatatatgaaaataggGCTTCTACAGATGGAGTAGTCCTTACTGGTGACAACGGAGACTGCCTGCGTCACAAatgttatatttgttaaatctaGCTTGGTGCTGAAAAACTTAggatttaaagtttaatttgagatgaatttttaattgaattggatAAGATATTTACTAgattaaacttgattaatttaaaaagcttggttttggttttagtgATAGAGTAAACTCTATCAAttaatatgaagatttttttaaaaaaataatatgatattatttcaataaaataattgacccgAATTAATCTAATAACCCGCAAATtaatcatcaaatattttttgggttagCATTCAATGTAGATAACAAATGTgacaaatactaaaaacaaaggaatagttaggccccgtttgtttgctggaaagtagttttcttttgaaaatgaactccgggaaagtgaattccgggaaagtgaattatttttcgatgtttggtagtgtaatagaaaataagttggaaaacactttccagtgtttggttatgtcatggaaaatgagctgaaaaataacttattaatgttttatttttctcaaatttattaaaataatgaggaacaaatcttacaaattaaaaagttgaatgagaatgaaattgaaaaaaaatataatttcataaattatatcaaataaaataaataatcaaaataatagagatcaaatctaaaaaataaaaaaataaaagatgaagaaattaaaataataataattaacatttcataaattatttcaaaacaaataagtaacaatcaaaagaatgaggaccaaatttgatagataaaaaattttaataaaaaaaatgataagggaaaagcaaataacaattataaaaacgaggaccaaagttaatataaaaattaaattttaagagatgaaattgaaaaataaatattcaaaacaaaatatatatagcaatcaaaagtttgaggaccaaatttgatataatcagcaaataatatgatatttttaaatttttcacaacttccagaaaatgttttccgcctaaattttccaggaaaacacttttctggaaaccaagctaaatttttctttaactggaaagtgttttccgttgaccaactttcctaatgtcaaacaaatacaagaaagtttggaaagtgatttcccggaaaatgaattccgggaaacaaacatagccttaaGTTTAATTGCTCCTTGTAGTTTATAGTCctcatgttttaaaaactatatatttgatCCCtatttattaaactcatttatAACTTATTTCCTTCGTatatttcactctttttttttctaatatataatttttttttttgtttgaggaataaaaaaatgaaaagagaacaAGATAAGAAGGTAGGATTTGATGAGTTAGgcgaactttttttttttggaaagagaTACTACCAAGTTGAAGATGATTAATGCTAGTCAAATAAGGactattgaattattttttaatactatgTGATAGagattaattgattgatttaataaattatagggattaagttataattaactcatAAAGGAATGGTTTATGGGTGTGCCCAATTGAAGTTTAGAAAATCTTGCCAGTTACCAGTTTGTGAGCCCAAAAATGAGAGTGTAGCTGGGCCTCATGTTCCAAAGCATTTTAGACTTAGCATGGTTCAATGGGTCTGGAAAAAATAAGTAATAGACAACTCcagcaaaaaaagagagagaagagtttGGATCACTAGGGTCCAAGGACCTTAACCACGTAGCTCCATTCGGGTTTTGGACTTGATCCATTGGTGCGGGATGGGGTTAGTTATCCAGGTGACTTCAGTTCGAATCCTTTCCTTATAATtgaggaggggggggggggggggggggggggggggggggggggaaggcACCATAAAATAGATAGCATTATATATAATACAAACTAGCTATATGACCAGCATTCTCCCGTTGGTTGGATAAAAAAGatcattgagaaaaaaaaagtgatgtttAAGCTAATGCAAGCacgttttaaagaaaaaaaaaaaaagcattgtcgaaagataaaaaaaaaaaaaaaaaatctcaattcatATTAACCCATTAAATCCATGACCTGAATCATTTGACTAAAagcaataaatttgaaaaataactcaaTTCTCATAAAAccaaatgttaaataatataattaaaaaaaaattaataaacaaaagattaaaaacaattgcaatTATAAGCCAAAAAAAGATCTAAGCCTACTTGGGTCAACCTACCGAACTTActgatcaaattataaaatcggAATAatctgacataaaaaaatagagaaaatcacaaaacctatttttttaaaaaaaaaaaaaaaccaatgtcgAATTATGAGGTGGGGAAAAAATAAGTCCAAAAACATTTGATACCAACCCTTGTTAGCTTATAAAACTCATGCCTTGGGCTATTTAATTAGAaacatcaaatatgaaaaaaatcacgaaagtcaattcttaacaaa
The DNA window shown above is from Populus trichocarpa isolate Nisqually-1 chromosome 4, P.trichocarpa_v4.1, whole genome shotgun sequence and carries:
- the LOC7487404 gene encoding probable methyltransferase At1g29790, which produces MPTPYSKPHQAAILLASRQSDLQQKQTKMDSPRKPKPLSTNLFFLVLLLSTNLLTLFLSSTFYSSSFCYLHPISSISTLTQISSSSVADSDATENPDTQLDLPSEFLAFTSGQALPYGFNTNFDSDTFYPPVGQACTRFPDELSRFMSYKVNGSCPDDELLAQKLLLKGCEPLPRRRCRPATQPDYVDPYPLPTSLWTTPPNSSVVWTAYTCKDYTCLINRMKTQKGFDDCKDCFDLQGREKNRWASREVIEGSLDFTIDEVLATKKPGTIRIGLDIGGGVATFAIRMKERNITIITTSMNLNGPFNNFIASRGVVPLYISISQRLPFFDNTLDIVHSMHVLSNWIPTTLLHFLMFDIYRVLRPGGLFWLDHFFCVEDQFLDVYKPLIETIGFIKLKWVVGKKHDRGAELREMYLTALLEKPLKNSW
- the LOC7487403 gene encoding U-box domain-containing protein 21; its protein translation is MIVSWRLRRKSKKNKNPSQEINSDMEIMIPRHFCCPISLDLMKDPVTLSTGITYDRESIEKWIEDGNLTCPVTNQVLASFDQIPNHSLRKMIQDWGVENRSYGFERIPTPRVPVTSYEVSEICRRVNFATQRGEQKKCQELVRKIKNWGKESERNKRCVVENGAGCVLSACFESFASVAMEKDEDLLGEILSALVWMFPLGEGGQSRLGSIVSLNCLVWFLKRGDLSARQNAALVLKNLLALDQRHVNALVKIEGVVEALVKLIKEPICPTATKASLMAIFYMTSPSSLNEKMIPTFVEMGLVSLIIEILVDGDKSICEKALGVLDHICDCKEGREKAYENALIVAVLIKKILNVSDLASELSVSILWKLFKNYGERSEDGDDDAEGGVVVEALQVGAFQKLLVLLQVGCGYSTKKKLKELLKLLNLCRVKLDCFDSSADFKYVKRSY